From Cucumis melo cultivar AY chromosome 3, USDA_Cmelo_AY_1.0, whole genome shotgun sequence:
aaaggaaaataatatatattcaataatcTAATAACGACAATATGCATTTAAAAGCATCTTAGTTGCGAAATGTAGAGATAGCGGAGAATATGGTTTGAAGGATGGTAAGAATAATGAGGAAAGTTGCTGCACCGAAGGAGATAATAGCCCATGGCGTATTGAAGTAGTTGTGTTTCAGTGAAGCTTTGGCCATGTTCCATCTTCCATTGCAATGCATACGTAAAGCTTTGTTGATATCATCGAAGTGGGAACAAATTGGGAAGGTTACAAATTTAGAGAAACGGTTAAACATTTCTGTAATGTCTTTATCACTGCCGCCAAAAGTGTTGATTATTATTCCCGCCTTCGTAAGTAAATGTGCATCTTGCTCTGTGTTTATCAAATCATCCAGAAATAACACATAGTGGATTGCATACATTTTCTCATTTCCAGCGGGGTATTGATCAAATGCTATCACGTTTCGTATCACGACTTCGAAGGTACAGTCAATATCTATACATGGGATTTCCAAAACCCCATTTTTGAAGCCTATGTTCATGAAACATAAATCTTCTCTTTTTGCTGCTTTGATGGTAACACCTGCCTCGCATAGCTCAGTTATAGATGGAGGACTTAATCTGAAATAATTCTCACTGTCTTTCTCACGAGTCTCTGCCTCCTTATTTGAAAAACAACACAAGGACGGGACACCAAAGGAATCATTATTCTTCTTAAGCCAATGAGCTGGAAAGAGAGGGCGAAAGAACCTTAACAAATTATTGTTGTTCTGATCACTATTTTTTCTCTCATTTTGCTTGAACCGTATATGATCATCATTAGGGAGCAAGGGAAAGAagtaaaaacttaaaaaatcaAGCAAGTGCTTTGGTTTTTTATGATACAAATCATTGATCTTATATTTACCAACGAACCCAAACCACGTAAGAATCTCACTTGTAATATCTATCAAGGAGGGGAACATAGGCACATCATGTTTTGGCATCAAGTCAAAAagattttgaagaagaaaaaaagggacTTGATTTTCCAACTTTATCAAGTCAATAAGTATTTCAAAGAATACCCCTCGATAGAATGAAAAATCTACCATGTCttgaatttgaaatatttgatcTGCTTCAAATAGATAATCACCACCATAGTGATCATCAATTAGTAGTATAAAAAACTCGAGTATGAAACAAGCATCCACAAGCATCATTAGAACAAACTCCTCCTCATTCATATTTATTGGTTCTGCATAGCAATTCCAAGCTTCTTTCACCCAACCATGACATTTTTTCACAAACTCCTTTGATGATTCAATCTGCTCATAATTATTTATACGATGTAGAAAATTATTAAAACCTTGAAGCTTATAATGTTCATTAGCTATCAAATCATTTCGAGTGCGATGGTGAAAAGGGCCGATGGAAATGAATTGAGGGGCATAGGCTTTATCATTCATCTCCCGTAACTCTTTTGAAACTTGATATATAATGTGGCATTTTGGATTGATCCGAGGTAGTCCTCCCAATATTTTGTCAATGGATATCACAACATTATCACAAACCTTTTCAATCTCACTAATTGTTTCCCCCAATTCATCATCACATATGTCGTTTTCAACTTTCGTTTCAATTATCTCACTATTTTCCATCTATTGGAATTGATAACACACCCAAGTTTCCAAATATCCTTCAAACAAACACCCTGCAAAAATcatcttaatttatttatattattgtaaaATGGGCAAATTCCATaacttatatttaaaatttctatGCTTATTCatatttctcatttttttcattatttatattttttaaccTGAAAATTTAGAAACGTGGGCTATATCGCCTCAGAATTACTTCTAAACACTATTTGTGCTTACATAAATACATACATAGTTTTGAAAACTGAAATAAATGAATATTATTCTAGTaatatgttttttgtttttggaattcTACAATAATGTCCTCATAAATTACTGGTCATTATATTTGTCTCCCAATAATTTTAATCTGATTTAAAGTctgtttttcaaaattcataTGCAAACTAAACACTTGAACTTCTAGTTCTTCCTTGTATATTTAATGACAAATATCTCATATCTTAAAAGTTTATGACCAATATAGATCATAATAGtgaactttaaaaaataaatacactAAAATGAACGTTTGAAAGTACTTGTAGAACTaaaatgaataaattaaaagttgaaattatATGAACGAAAATGAACAGTAGaataaccaaaataaataaaagaaggtTGACTGAATTAAGAgaagaaatttgaaattaaaataaaataaagaagtaCCTTGGTGTCAAAATTTGATGGAATAATGAAATATGGTAGGCTTGTTCACTCACAGGTTGTTGGTCTAGCGGATCCAAGAAAGTGTTTTCCGATTACACCTGCTTTAAATTTCCACACCTTGCTTACCGTTTGTGCTTGCTAGGCTTATGGTTTTCTCTCTACCtttttgcttctttttcttttttggcatTCGATGCGCTTTATTGCTCGTTTTAACAGTTGTGGAGAGAATGAGGGTACTCCGTAGATATCTACCTAATAGAAATGGTTAAGGTTGATGAAATGAGGGAGAAAAGATAGACAAAAATGTGTGAAGAATTAAAATGGAGTACCAGAGCGTTTGTGTGAAAGTGGGAACTACTCTAATAGAGCACATTTATGAGCTTTGATTTTTTGTTCACTCATCTTCACTCTATATACACTCAACACTTCAACAATAACTAGCTAAGTCAGCACAATCATAACGTCATATCATATCCCAAATTCAAAAGTAGTTTTCGTTCATGTCCACAAATATTAGATTATCCAAGAAAAACAATAACCCAATAACTTTGTGGTGCTATTTTATCTTTCCAAACACCAATAATTAGTTAACACTTCATTTTGAAGTATCACATATCCATAAAATTTATTGGTTAACATCAAAGTATCATATATCCATAAAATTTAAAGCACCCTCAAGGGAGACCAATATTGTTCTATTCACATCACccttaaatatatatttagattACAGGGGCCATGGCAACTAAAGTCAATGAAGTTTTAATTTGTCACTCAAATACAAATTATATGTAAGCCAGcaacaaaaattaattgataaCAAAAAATTTACCACAATTTTCGTAAAAGAAAATGCAAGTTTTCTTGTAAATGACCTAGGTGTGTTTATTTTGAATTAAGAGAGAAAGGTTGTTTGATTCAAACTTGAATTTTAGTACTTCAACTAAGAGTAACAGATTTGAACTACAGATTTCGTGTTTACTAATAAGTTATCTTTATTAACGTATAATATTATCATtgacataaaaagaaaaaaaatgggtGCCCCACCTCTTTGAATGGCATATGTCGTGGGCTCATATCCTAATTTTCTAATGTTTTGGTTTGGATGATTTTGCTTTATATTTCAGTTAAATATAATTCATCATTTGTAAGTAAATAATTTatgaattaataataatatatcaaaaagaagaagaacccACTCaactttaaatataaaaaacctAGTATTTATATTAAAGATATATTATCAAGAGGCCAttgatgataaaataaaattcattaGGGAACCAAAAAAGAAAGTGGAGGTGAAAACTCTTTAAAACCCCAATTAGTGGAAGGAAAAATTGAAGTGTGGCGTCAGTTATTTTGTTGTTGAAGAAGATCAGTAAAAAATCCACAGCAGACAGCATTAGAagttctttttgtttctttaagtATCTTTTAGAGTGGCACTAAGTAAAAATGCAATGCAGTGTGtgtattttctatttaattggGTTTATTAAAGTTTCTTTGGTTTATTTCAAGATAGTACATAAATAATTCGTGTTGGATTATTTGGAAAGAGAGATTTTTGTAGCACGAAAATATTGGATTCTTTACCCTTGTAAAAAGTTGAATGTAATCTCGAGTTTGACCAAGAGTGAAACCGTTATATTTTTCTGTTGTTTTTCGtttgttttattgtttgttattttgtaattaattgatTACTTTCTTTAATTTGCTTTAATCTATAAAGATAGAGTTTGAGGTATAAGTTATTTTTCCTACATTTGTTTATAATCTCGCATGAATTTCTAACTATTCGTTTGTCTGCTTTATAACATGATTGTCTGGCAACTTCAGTACATGTAGAAGAAATTTTGTCCATTTGTACTAGTTATTGTGGTGTGGAAAGACAAAATAGCACCTCCAATTATTGTACTCTCTTTAGGGAGATGCTCTCTTGTTGGGTTAAATCCAAAACCCTATTTGTGTCAATGAATGAGGAAGTTTTTGATTTCGAGATATGATAAAGGTGTTATCCTTGTGTCAACTTAATTGAGATGTTCAGATGTACTTCGTTTTAATCCACATGTACATAAAGTAAAgataaataaactaaaaacaaaGGACGTGCACCCACACATATGTGTTCTTAAACGTTTTATATATATCCAACCATCAACTTTTGGCTGGTTATTTGAAGGTTTCAATAACAATGAGAAGAATAGTACTAAGAGTAATAAAATGTGGCATCATTCACGTGAATTAATGACaaatgattaaaaaataaaGGCAAAATACAAGTTCTGATGTTTGATCTCTAAATATGTTTAGAAAGAAATTTTATCCATCTGTGATAATTTGACAAAAAGTGTTAAAACCATTCATTATTGTTGTGTTGAAAGTCAGAATAGTACCACCAATTATTGTACTCTCATGGCGATGCCCTCTTGATGGGCTAAACCAATATCATTGTATTGATATCATATTTGTATCGAAGAATGAAACTTTTGATTTCAAGATTTGATGAAGGTATTATGTTTGCGTTAAATTTGGTTGGTTATCAGAAAATGTAGTTAATTCAAGCAGAGatcttatttaattaattcttccTTCCATTAAAGTGCACACAAGCAAGCAGGTACTGATCTTTCACTTCTAGTTTCCTTTCCTCCAGCTTTCTTCCCTTAATTTACCCAACTcttccttttatatatatatatatatatatatatatatattccttgTATTTTTTTTAGCTTTGGTTCGAATATacttaaatttcttttattttgtctatatatttttaatttttcaaaacgTTTCCGCTTATTTTCTATCTTGGGATATttactttttttgaaaaactaatTATTCTGAttcatatttacaaaatttaaaagaccTTATCCATGCATAAAATATGCACAGAATTTGAAGTTTTGAGTAGAGTCTATTTATTTAGATATGATAGTCTTTtatcaaaatattataaaataaagatgaattatattatttaaaagatctcgtttgtttactatttaatttttaatttttgtttttgaaatttgtgaGTTTGAATAAATAATTAACATAAATGGTACTTTGTGTGTTATCATTGACTTGACTTGACTTGACTTGGTGTTTGTCATTTAATTTGTCAATGAGCTAGCTGGTGCCCTAATAAAACCTGTCCCTACCTTATTTATGTTATCTtttatatgttttattttaatttgaaatccTCCCAAAATCTTGTAGAAAAAGTGAATGACTATTGTGTGGAAGGGAAGGTTGATGTTAATTTTTCTGTATTTGAAAATAACCCAACAAATTATCAGCCAAAGAAAAATAGACgaattatttattgtttaaaaattatttttgcctttttctttattttgtttgtaAGTATAACGAAAAGAAAAGCATGGAATTAGGTGCAATTTAATCATTCCCTACAACAGATAGGACTATAATTGACAAAAGAGTGGATCTACTAGTCGAGAATCCAGCGAGGGCTTGTTTTTTGTTGGTAAAATTGGAGGAGATTAAAAATTGGTTATTAATGAAGGTGAATTTATGGAACCAAAAAAGAAACTGGAAGTGAAAACTCTTTAAAAACCCAATTCTTGGAAGGAAAAATTGAAGTGTGGATTCAGTCATTTTGTTGTTGAAGAAGATCAGTAAAAAACCCACAGCAAACAGCATTAGaagttcttttttgtttcttttaagtATCTTTTAGAGTGGCACTGCAGtgtatttt
This genomic window contains:
- the LOC103488289 gene encoding UPF0481 protein At3g47200-like; the protein is MENSEIIETKVENDICDDELGETISEIEKVCDNVVISIDKILGGLPRINPKCHIIYQVSKELREMNDKAYAPQFISIGPFHHRTRNDLIANEHYKLQGFNNFLHRINNYEQIESSKEFVKKCHGWVKEAWNCYAEPINMNEEEFVLMMLVDACFILEFFILLIDDHYGGDYLFEADQIFQIQDMVDFSFYRGVFFEILIDLIKLENQVPFFLLQNLFDLMPKHDVPMFPSLIDITSEILTWFGFVGKYKINDLYHKKPKHLLDFLSFYFFPLLPNDDHIRFKQNERKNSDQNNNNLLRFFRPLFPAHWLKKNNDSFGVPSLCCFSNKEAETREKDSENYFRLSPPSITELCEAGVTIKAAKREDLCFMNIGFKNGVLEIPCIDIDCTFEVVIRNVIAFDQYPAGNEKMYAIHYVLFLDDLINTEQDAHLLTKAGIIINTFGGSDKDITEMFNRFSKFVTFPICSHFDDINKALRMHCNGRWNMAKASLKHNYFNTPWAIISFGAATFLIILTILQTIFSAISTFRN